In the Topomyia yanbarensis strain Yona2022 chromosome 3, ASM3024719v1, whole genome shotgun sequence genome, one interval contains:
- the LOC131691988 gene encoding poly(A)-specific ribonuclease PARN-like isoform X1 — protein MDITTENFKEQLPFIRKTIQEASFFSLDAEFTGLTSERNIFPFDTPEEVYLKTIENSADFVIIQLGLCAFTIDHESGQVTYKCYNFYCFPKGRYNVFGCQGESLRFLAENGFDFNKLFRSGLSYCCEADEERMRADLKNRQEQRIAALQEEAQNDENGSVNMVPVPPASEKMLSEISERIERFLESEDKDFTITNCNGFERKLVYQLIESKYSKLISGSSVPLANKHKGILIERKRSKEEEQEFEANRIIQENEDLNNNVGLSLVLQELSKARKLIIGHNMLLDLLFVLRQFFRPLPYNYQEFKKMVRELFPLLLDTKYLCTNAELKVHVNSSVLEHVFDSVQKEPFEMPHIASGFEEHKYATVDKKLHDAGYDAYLTGQCFLGLISYFKVDLQNMLKDPTLKAYFNRIFILRATEVNYIYTYGKEPSFSREHIYFITFPENWRSTDILLRFRNYGQIHINWVNNNSAFVVLHNKDYAAHVIKTIDKSSAQFTICTLNQFQAKQQCAGVKRRYDSGSFERFHYTGGKAEKKEIALPVAVPPSVTPGEVAAFGSPSQPKKAKKTTFADNDDW, from the exons ATGGATATTACAACGGAAA ATTTCAAGGAACAACTGCCTTTTATTCGGAAAACTATTCAGGAAGCCAGCTTTTTTTCGCTCGATGCCGAATTTACTGGACTAACCTCGGAACGCAATATATTCCCTTTTGATACGCCAGAAGAGGTGTATCTTAAAACGATAGAAAATTCGGCCGACTTCGTTATAATTCAACTGGGCTTGTGTGCGTTCACGATTGACCATGAGAGTGGACAAGTAACCTACAAATGTTACAATTTTTATTGCTTTCCAAAAGGCCGATATAATGTATTTGGCTGCCAGGGAGAAAGTTTACGATTTTTGGCAGAGAACGGTTTCGATTTCAACAAATTGTTTCGTTCCGGTTTATCTTACTGTTGTGAGGCAGATGAGGAGCGTATGCGAGCTGATCTGAAGAATCGGCAGGAACAACGAATCGCAGCGCTACAGGAGGAGGCACAAAATGATGAAAACGGATCAGTGAATATGGTGCCCGTTCCACCGGCATCAGAGAAAATGTTGTCAGAGATATCGGAAAGAATTGAAAGGTTTTTGGAATCTGAGGACAAGGATTTTACCATAACGAATTGCAATGGATTTGAGCGCAAATTGGTTTATCAGTTGATAGAATCTAAATATAGCAAACTGATCTCGGGAAGTTCAGTGCCTTTAGCCAACAAGCACAAGGGTATTCTGATAGAACGGAAGCGAAGCAAAGAAGAAGAGCaagaatttgaagcaaatcgtatCATTCAGGAGAATGAGGATCTCAATAACAATGTGGGTTTATCACTGGTACTTCAGGAGTTGTCCAAAGCTAGAAAGCTTATCATTGGTCACAACATGCTGCTGGATCTGTTGTTTGTGCTTCGACAGTTTTTTCGTCCACTGCCGTATAACTatcaagaatttaaaaaaatggttcgGGAGCTTTTTCCATT GTTGTTGGATACAAAGTACCTGTGCACAAATGCAGAACTTAAAGTACACGTTAATTCTTCCGTTTTGGAACATGTATTTGATTCGGTCCAGAAAGAACCTTTCGAAATGCCGCATATCGCTTCTGGTTTCGAAGAACACAAATACGCAACCGTAGACAAAAAACTACACGATGCTGGATATGATGCTTACCTGACGGGGCAGTGCTTTCTTGGACTGATTAGCTATTTCAAGGTGGATCTGCAAAACATGCTAAAAGATCCAACGCTAAAAGCGTATTTTAATAG AATATTTATACTTCGTGCAACAGAGGTAAACTACATATATACGTACGGAAAAGAGC CATCATTTTCCCGTGAACACATATACTTTATAACGTTCCCGGAGAACTGGAGATCAACAGATATCCTGTTACGTTTCCGCAATTATGGACAAATTCATATTAACTGGGTGAACAATAACTCCGCCTTCGTTGTTCTACACAACAAAGACTACGCAGCCCATGTGATAAAAACCATCGACAAATCATCCGCTCAGTTCACAATCTGCACGCTTAACCAGTTTCAGGCTAAACAGCAA TGTGCTGGAGTTAAACGGCGATACGATAGTGGTAGTTTCGAGAGATTTCATTACACCGGAGGCAAAgccgaaaaaaaagaaattgcgCTGCCCGTAGCAGTTCCACCGTCTGTAACGCCTGGTGAAGTAGCGGCATTCGGTTCGCCCAGTCAGCCCAAGAAGGCAAAGAAAACAACGTTCGCTGATAACGACGATTGGTAG
- the LOC131691988 gene encoding poly(A)-specific ribonuclease PARN-like isoform X2, with the protein MDITTENFKEQLPFIRKTIQEASFFSLDAEFTGLTSERNIFPFDTPEEVYLKTIENSADFVIIQLGLCAFTIDHESGQVTYKCYNFYCFPKGRYNVFGCQGESLRFLAENGFDFNKLFRSGLSYCCEADEERMRADLKNRQEQRIAALQEEAQNDENGSVNMVPVPPASEKMLSEISERIERFLESEDKDFTITNCNGFERKLVYQLIESKYSKLISGSSVPLANKHKGILIERKRSKEEEQEFEANRIIQENEDLNNNVGLSLVLQELSKARKLIIGHNMLLDLLFVLRQFFRPLPYNYQEFKKMVRELFPLLLDTKYLCTNAELKVHVNSSVLEHVFDSVQKEPFEMPHIASGFEEHKYATVDKKLHDAGYDAYLTGQCFLGLISYFKVDLQNMLKDPTLKAYFNRIFILRATEVNYIYTYGKEPSFSREHIYFITFPENWRSTDILLRFRNYGQIHINWVNNNSAFVVLHNKDYAAHVIKTIDKSSAQFTICTLNQFQAKHVLELNGDTIVVVSRDFITPEAKPKKKKLRCP; encoded by the exons ATGGATATTACAACGGAAA ATTTCAAGGAACAACTGCCTTTTATTCGGAAAACTATTCAGGAAGCCAGCTTTTTTTCGCTCGATGCCGAATTTACTGGACTAACCTCGGAACGCAATATATTCCCTTTTGATACGCCAGAAGAGGTGTATCTTAAAACGATAGAAAATTCGGCCGACTTCGTTATAATTCAACTGGGCTTGTGTGCGTTCACGATTGACCATGAGAGTGGACAAGTAACCTACAAATGTTACAATTTTTATTGCTTTCCAAAAGGCCGATATAATGTATTTGGCTGCCAGGGAGAAAGTTTACGATTTTTGGCAGAGAACGGTTTCGATTTCAACAAATTGTTTCGTTCCGGTTTATCTTACTGTTGTGAGGCAGATGAGGAGCGTATGCGAGCTGATCTGAAGAATCGGCAGGAACAACGAATCGCAGCGCTACAGGAGGAGGCACAAAATGATGAAAACGGATCAGTGAATATGGTGCCCGTTCCACCGGCATCAGAGAAAATGTTGTCAGAGATATCGGAAAGAATTGAAAGGTTTTTGGAATCTGAGGACAAGGATTTTACCATAACGAATTGCAATGGATTTGAGCGCAAATTGGTTTATCAGTTGATAGAATCTAAATATAGCAAACTGATCTCGGGAAGTTCAGTGCCTTTAGCCAACAAGCACAAGGGTATTCTGATAGAACGGAAGCGAAGCAAAGAAGAAGAGCaagaatttgaagcaaatcgtatCATTCAGGAGAATGAGGATCTCAATAACAATGTGGGTTTATCACTGGTACTTCAGGAGTTGTCCAAAGCTAGAAAGCTTATCATTGGTCACAACATGCTGCTGGATCTGTTGTTTGTGCTTCGACAGTTTTTTCGTCCACTGCCGTATAACTatcaagaatttaaaaaaatggttcgGGAGCTTTTTCCATT GTTGTTGGATACAAAGTACCTGTGCACAAATGCAGAACTTAAAGTACACGTTAATTCTTCCGTTTTGGAACATGTATTTGATTCGGTCCAGAAAGAACCTTTCGAAATGCCGCATATCGCTTCTGGTTTCGAAGAACACAAATACGCAACCGTAGACAAAAAACTACACGATGCTGGATATGATGCTTACCTGACGGGGCAGTGCTTTCTTGGACTGATTAGCTATTTCAAGGTGGATCTGCAAAACATGCTAAAAGATCCAACGCTAAAAGCGTATTTTAATAG AATATTTATACTTCGTGCAACAGAGGTAAACTACATATATACGTACGGAAAAGAGC CATCATTTTCCCGTGAACACATATACTTTATAACGTTCCCGGAGAACTGGAGATCAACAGATATCCTGTTACGTTTCCGCAATTATGGACAAATTCATATTAACTGGGTGAACAATAACTCCGCCTTCGTTGTTCTACACAACAAAGACTACGCAGCCCATGTGATAAAAACCATCGACAAATCATCCGCTCAGTTCACAATCTGCACGCTTAACCAGTTTCAGGCTAAACA TGTGCTGGAGTTAAACGGCGATACGATAGTGGTAGTTTCGAGAGATTTCATTACACCGGAGGCAAAgccgaaaaaaaagaaattgcgCTGCCCGTAG